A window of Elgaria multicarinata webbii isolate HBS135686 ecotype San Diego chromosome 2, rElgMul1.1.pri, whole genome shotgun sequence contains these coding sequences:
- the KCNA4 gene encoding potassium voltage-gated channel subfamily A member 4 yields MEVAMVSADSSGCNSHLPYGYAAQARARERERLAQSRAAAAAAVAAATAAVETGASEGGGGGGGGGGPHHHYHQEQSRGASSSSCGGNTSRNGYHQSSRKKKQRRKKTHCLGGREFGASFPCSELLPLSGSEEKILKDLSEEEEEEEEEEDGEDEEDEERKFYYSDEEGEDEFSFTDQPPEDGAGPGGYTSVRYSEYECCERVVINVSGLRFETQMKTLAQFPETLLGDPAKRGRYFDPLRNEYFFDRNRPSFDAILYYYQSGGRLKRPVNVPFDIFSEEVKFYELGEEAMLKFREDEGFVKEEDDKVLPENEFKKQVWLLFEYPESSSPARIIAIVSVLVILISIVIFCLETLPEFRDEKELILTHNLENVNETLQLQGGGHTIFNDPFFIVETVCIIWFSFEFTVRFFACPSKTVFFKNIMNIIDIVSILPYFITLGTDLAQQQGSNGQQAMSFAILRIIRLVRVFRIFKLSRHSKGLQILGHTLRASMRELGLLIFFLFIGVILFSSAVYFAEADESATHFQSIPDAFWWAVVTMTTVGYGDMKPITVGGKIVGSLCAIAGVLTIALPVPVIVSNFNYFYHRETDNDEQTQLTQNAVSCPYLPTILKKFRSSSSCSTEDKSEYLEMEEGVKESLCVKEKKCQVTGNGNETAKQNCVNAKSVETDV; encoded by the coding sequence ATGGAGGTTGCCATGGTAAGTGCAGATAGCTCCGGGTGCAACAGCCACTTGCCCTATGGATATGCAGCCCAAGCaagagccagagaaagagagcgaCTAGCACAGTccagggcagcggcagcagcagctgtagCAGCTGCAACCGCAGCTGTGGAAACTGGGGcttctgaaggaggaggaggaggaggaggaggaggagggcctcaTCATCACTATCACCAGGAACAGAGTCGTGGGGCTTCTTCATCTTCTTGTGGTGGGAATACATCACGCAATGGCTATCATCAGAGTAgtagaaaaaagaagcaaaggaGGAAAAAGACTCACTGCCTTGGTGGCAGGGAGTTTGGTGCCTCTTTCCCTTGCTCAGAGCTGCTGCCCCTCAGTGGTTCAGAGGAGAAGATCCTGAAGGACttaagtgaggaggaggaggaggaagaggaggaagaggatggagAAGATGAAGAAGACGAGGAAAGGAAGTTCTACTACAGTGATGAAGAGGGTGAAGATGAGTTTTCATTTACAGACCAGCCCCCCGAAGATGGTGCTGGACCTGGGGGCTACACCTCTGTCCGCTATAGTGAGTACGAGTGCTGCGAACGAGTGGTCATCAATGTGTCTGGCCTGCGATTTGAAACCCAGATGAAGACCTTGGCCCAGTTCCCTGAAACACTGCTGGGGGATCCAGCAAAGCGAGGCAGATACTTTGACCCACTCCGGAATGAGTATTTCTTTGACAGGAACCGGCCCAGCTTTGATGCAATTTTGTACTACTATCAGTCCGGTGGGCGACTGAAAAGGCCGGTCAACGTGCCGTTTGACATTTTCAGCGAGGAGGTGAAATTCTACGAACTTGGGGAGGAGGCCATGCTCAAGTTCCGAGAGGACGAAGGGTTTGTCAAGGAAGAAGACGACAAGGTGTTGCCTGAAAACGAGTTCAAGAAGCAAGTGTGGCTGCTCTTTGAGTACCCTGAGAGCTCCAGCCCAGCTCGAATCATTGCCATAGTCTCTGTGTTGGTCATTTTGATCTCCATTGTCATTTTCTGTCTGGAGACGCTGCCAGAGTTCAGAGATGAGAAGGAGCTCATTCTGACCCACAACTTGGAGAATGTTAACGAGACGCTACAGCTACAAGGTGGGGGCCACACGATCTTCAACGACCCATTTTTCATTGTTGAGACCGTCTGCATCATTTGGTTCTCCTTTGAGTTTACAGTCCGCTTCTTTGCTTGCCCCAGCAAAACGGTCTTCTTCAAGAACATCATGAACATCATCGACATTGTTTCCATTTTGCCTTACTTCATCACCCTGGGTACGGACCTGGCCCAGCAACAGGGCAGTAATGGCCAACAGGCCATGTCTTTTGCCATCCTGAGGATCATCCGGCTTGTCAGGGTGTTTCGCATCTTCAAACTTTCCAGACACTCCAAGGGTTTGCAGATCCTGGGTCACACTCTCAGGGCCAGCATGAGGGAACTGGGTCTCCTGATCTTCTTCCTTTTCATTGGAGTCATTTTGTTTTCCAGTGCTGTTTATTTCGCAGAGGCTGATGAATCTGCCACCCATTTTCAAAGCATCCCCGATGCCttttggtgggctgtggtgaCCATGACTACGGTTGGTTATGGGGACATGAAACCCATAACTGTGGGTGGGAAGATAGTCGGTTCGCTGTGTGCCATTGCAGGTGTGTTAACCATTGCTTTACCAGTGCCAGTGATTGTCTCCAACTTCAACTATTTCTATCACAGAGAGACTGACAACGATGAACAAACCCAGCTGACGCAGAACGCAGTCAGCTGCCCATATCTTCCAACAATACTCAAGAAATTCCGAAGTTCATCATCTTGTTCTACAGAGGACAAATCAGAGTACTTGGAGATGGAGGAAGGGGTTAAAGAGTCTCTTTGTGTAAAGGAGAAAAAGTGTCAGGTCACAGGAAATGGCAATGAGACAGCAAAACAGAACTGTGTAAATGCAAAATCTGTGGAAACAGATGTTTAA